A single genomic interval of Besnoitia besnoiti strain Bb-Ger1 chromosome Unknown contig00157, whole genome shotgun sequence harbors:
- a CDS encoding uncharacterized protein (encoded by transcript BESB_029680), translated as MIAVHHHPTGLLKTAKSVGFQYPTTLRLFHIGYVLGVIYGFLFSLILTARENYYSDASLISSIVLGVIISETGLFISFFWGVYTTSWTTGLDLEVFVYRIQVLLCFS; from the coding sequence atgattgcagtacaccaccaccccactggactgcttaagacagctaaaagtgttggatttcaatatcctactacattaagattattccacatcggttatgttctaggcgtaatatatggattcttgttctcactcatcttaacagcgagagaaaactactactcagatgctagtctaatcagtagcatcgtacttggagttatcatctctgagacaggattatttatcagctttttctggggagtatatactacgagttggactactggtttagatcttgaagtctttgtttaccggatccaagttctcttgtgcttttcatga